In Caldalkalibacillus salinus, the genomic window CTGAAGAAAAAGATGTCCTTAAGCAATGGGAAGGACTCGGTTATTATTCACGGGCGAGGAACTTACAAACGGCCGTGAGAGAAGTGAAGGAAACGTATGGGGGACAAGTCCCTGATGACCCCAAAGAGATCGCAAAATTAAAGGGCGTAGGTCCTTACACCGCAGGCGCGATTCTAAGTATAGCTTACGATAAAAAGGAACCTGCGGTAGATGGCAATGTCATGCGAGTCTTATCGCGTATATTGGCCATTGAGGATGATATTGCCAAGGTGCGTACGAGAAAACGATTTGAAAGTATCGTCCGTCAATTAATACCAGAAGGTCATGCTTCTTACTTCAACCAAGGCATGATGGAGTTAGGGGCTTTAGTGTGTACGCCTAAATCACCACAATGCTTAACCTGCCCAGTCCGAGCACATTGTCGAGCGCAGGAACAGGGTATCGAGCATACATTACCGGTTAAAGCAAAGAAGAAAAAACCAAAACGAGTAACCTTAGTGGCGGCGCTGGTCACATCAGGTGATAAAGTACTCATTCGTCAACGCCCACAGGAAGGGTTGTTAGCAAGGCTTTTTGAGTTCCCAAACACGGAGAGGACGAGTGAGTCTGCTGAGGAAGATATAAGCAAGTATCTCTTTGAACAATATGGACTGACTTGTTTAACACAAAAGAAGGGTCATTCTGTCCAACATACGTTTACGCATTTGATCTGGGACATAGACGTATACCATCTGGTACTTACTCATGATCAACTTGCGGAGCATCCTTTGCCAGAGGGAACACTATGGGCTCCCTTGTCAGACCTTGATACGTATGCCTTTCCGGTTTCGCATCAAAAAATGAGGAACCAACTCAACATTTAAATGATACTTACAAACGAGATG contains:
- the mutY gene encoding A/G-specific adenine glycosylase, producing MVDTRKTEDIVTDRALDQFPIQKFQQDLLYWFERNMRDLPWRQDKDPYKVWVSEIMLQQTQVDTVIPYYENFMSAFPTLESLANAEEKDVLKQWEGLGYYSRARNLQTAVREVKETYGGQVPDDPKEIAKLKGVGPYTAGAILSIAYDKKEPAVDGNVMRVLSRILAIEDDIAKVRTRKRFESIVRQLIPEGHASYFNQGMMELGALVCTPKSPQCLTCPVRAHCRAQEQGIEHTLPVKAKKKKPKRVTLVAALVTSGDKVLIRQRPQEGLLARLFEFPNTERTSESAEEDISKYLFEQYGLTCLTQKKGHSVQHTFTHLIWDIDVYHLVLTHDQLAEHPLPEGTLWAPLSDLDTYAFPVSHQKMRNQLNI